The Flavobacterium sp. N2270 genome contains the following window.
TTGCCGAAATGTCTGAAGGGACTGTTGTTGTTGAAACAATGGCAGGAAAAATTAAAATGGAACGCTCTGCAATTTCTTTAGAAATGACTTCTAAACTATCAGAAAAGAAATAATTATTTTCTATATTTATCATTTAAACCGATATTCGAAAGAATCATCGGTTTTATTTTTTCTAATCGTATTAGTTTTGTTTTCTCTTGCTTAGCGCTTTCAATATATTCAATAAATTCCTTTTGCTTATATGGTGTAAATTCACTAAAAGCAAGTTGTAATTCGTTGTTCTTAATGAAAATATCATTTAAATAAGGTGAAGTAATTTGCTCTTTCTTCGTAGGTTTAATAACTAAGCCTTTTTCTTCAATTAAAATGGCTTCATTAATATAGTTTAAAATTGTTTTTTCATCAATTTCATCAATTGAATTAAAACGCATTTGGCGTAATGACTTTGTAATGCCTTCTTGGGCGTTGACTAATAGTTTTTTTTCATCCTTAAGAAAAACTCCATTAAAAAACCAAATACCAAAATAGGACTTAAAACCTCCAATTCCAATTACATTTTTTCTATTATGAGTATAAACAGGACCGCCCCATTTAATTACTTCTTTAAGATTTGTTTTAACAACGATTGCCTTTAAAACTTCAAGTTCATTATTCCATTGATTCGTTTTATTCCAAGGATTTTTCTCCATTTTTAATAGATTAGTTTTGTAAAAATAAAAAATCTTAGATACATTTATTAAACAATTGTAAATAAATAGTATTTCTTTCTTTTTTAATTCTATTTTTGCTACCTTTTCAAAATTCATAAGAAAATAATAATTAATACTTTAAAGAACGAATGAAGATTGCGATTTTATCGAGAAACTCAAATTTATACTCTACTAAAAGACTTGTTGAAGCTGGTGAAAAACTGGGACATGAAATGCATGTTATAGATCACTTAAAATGTGATTTAGTAATTGAGAAAAAAAACCCAACAATTGTATATAAAAACCAACGTTTACAAGGTTTTGATGCAATTATACCTCGTATTGGTGCTTCTGTGACTTTTTACGGTACAGCAGTAGTGCGTCAGTTTGAAATGATGAAAGTATTTACAGCGGTAGAATCTCAAGCATTAGTTCGTTCAAGAGATAAACTGAGAAGTTTACAAGTTTTGTCAAGAGCAGGTTTAGGTTTACCAAAAACTGTTTTTACGAATGATACTAAAAATGTTGAAGCAGTTATTAGTGAAGTTGGAGGGGCACCATTAATCATTAAATTATTAGAAGGAACACAAGGACTTGGAGTGGTTTTAGCAGAAAACGATAAAGCAGCAGAATCTGTTTTAGAAGCTTTTCATGGTTTGCAAGCAAGGGTAATTGTACAAGAGTTTATTAAAGAAGCAGGTGGAGCAGATATTCGTGTATTTATTGTAGACGGACAAGTGGTAGGTGCAATGAAACGTCAAGGTAAAGAAGGTGAATTTCGTTCAAATTTACATAGAGGAGGAACAGCTGAGTTAATTGAATTAACTGATGAAGAAGAAACAGCAGCTTTAAAAGCAGCTAAAGCAATGGGACTTGGTGTCGCAGGTGTCGATTTATTACAATCGGCTAGAGGTCCACTTATACTTGAAGTAAATTCTTCTCCAGGCTTAGAAGGAATTGAGAGAGCAACAGGTCAAGATATCGCTAAAAAAATTATAAAATACATAAGTAGAAATGTTTAATATATTAAATGTTTTAAATAAAAAAAGGTCTGCATTTGCAAACCTTTTTTATTTTTTTTAATATTACTTCTTAGCAGTTAATTCTGCAATTTTTACAATTACTTCGGTAGCTTTTACCATACTTTCTACTGGAACATATTCATATTTTCCATGAAAATTATGTCCACCAGCAAAAATATTTGGGCAAGGTAAGCCTTTGTAAGATAATTGAGAACCATCAGTTCCACCGCGAATTGGTTTAATTAATGGAGTAATTCCTAGTTCTTTCATTGCTTTTTCTGCAATTTCAACAATATGGAAAACAGGTTCTACCTTTTCACGCATATTAAAATATTGATCATTTACTTCTGCAATACAAATGTCTTCACCAAACTGTGCTGCATATTGTTGATTCATTTTTGCAGCAATAGTATGAATTAATTCTTTTCTTGCTTCAAAAATAGCCTTGTCATGATCACGAATAATTAATTGTAAAACCGTTTCTTCTAAACTTCCATCTAAATGATGAACATGAAAGAAACCTTCATAACCCGATGTTTTTTCAGGGACTTCATTTGCAGGTAAAGCAGAAATGAATTCGTTTGCCAAAAGCATAGAATTAATCATTTTCCCTTTTGCATAACCTGGGTGAACACTTTTTCCTTTGAATGTAATTTTTGCTCCGGCAGCATTAAAGTTTTCGTATTCTAATTCGCCAATTTGACTTCCATCCATGGTGTAAGCGTATTCACAACCAAATTTCTCTACATCAAATTTATGTGCTCCACGACCAATTTCTTCATCAGGAGTAAACCCAACTCTAATTTTTCCGTGTTTAATTTCTGGATGCTGAATTAGATATTCCATTGCCGACATAATTTCGGTAATCCCAGCTTTATCATCTGCTCCTAAAAGCGTAGTTCCGTCGGTAGTAATTAAAGTTTGACCTTTATATAAAAGTAAATCTTCAAAATAATTTGGAGATAAAACGATGTTTTGTTCAGCATTTAAAACAATATCTTTTCCGTCGTAATTCTCAATAATTTGAGGTTTTACATTGGCACCTGTAAAATCAGGAGTGGTATCAAAATGAGCTACAAAACCAATTGTAGGAACTTCATGCTCCACATTACTAGGTAAAGTTGCCATAATGTAAGCATTTTCGTCAATGGTAACTTCTTGCATTCCCATTGCTTTTAATTCTTCTACTAATTTATTAGCTAAATCCCATTGTTTAGCTGTACTTGGTGTTGTTTCTGAATTTGGATCTGATTCTGTGTCTATAGTTACATAGCTTATAAAGCGGTCAATAATGTGTTGCATGTTACTGTTTTAAATTAAAATACAAATATACTATTTCTTAAGAAAACCATTATTAGTAAAATCTTAAAACTTATGGTTAATTATAAAGTTGAATTCTTATTTTTGCACAACACAACAACACAACTATGTACAAATTACTTATTCGTCCGTTACTTTTTCTATTTGACCCAGAAAAAGTGCATTACTTTACATTTTCACTCATTCGTTTTTTAAATAAAATAGGGTTTTCAGCTATCTTTAAAAGCCTTTATGAGGTAAATGATGCTCGATTAGAGCGTGAAGTTTTTGGATTAAAATTCAAAAATCCGGTTGGTTTAGCTGCTGGTTTTGATAAAGATGCCAAGTTGTACCAAGAATTATCAAATTTAGGATTCGGATTTATAGAGATAGGAACTTTAACACCAAAAGGTCAAGAAGGGAATCCTAAAAAACGTTTGTTTCGTTTAAAAGAAGATTCAGCAATTATTAACCGAATGGGTTTTAATAATGGTGGAGTTTTAGAAGCAGTAGAACGTTTAAAGAAAAATAACGGCGTTTTAATTGGTGGTAATATTGGTAAAAATAAGTTGACTCCAAATGAAGAAGCTGTTAAAGATTACGAAATTTGTTTTGAGGCACTTTTTCCACATGTAGATTATTTTGTAGTAAATGTGAGTTCACCAAACACTCCCAATCTTAGAGAACTTCAAGATAAAAAACCATTAACAGAATTGTTGCAAACGTTGCAAAATATGAATTTAGCTAGGCCTGTCGCTTCGAGCGGAGTCGAGATGCCAAAACCAATTCTGCTTAAAATTGCTCCTGATTTAACAAATGAACAACTTTTAGATATTATTGAAATTGTAAATGAAACTAAAATTGCAGGTGTAATTGCAACGAATACT
Protein-coding sequences here:
- a CDS encoding YdeI/OmpD-associated family protein; this encodes MEKNPWNKTNQWNNELEVLKAIVVKTNLKEVIKWGGPVYTHNRKNVIGIGGFKSYFGIWFFNGVFLKDEKKLLVNAQEGITKSLRQMRFNSIDEIDEKTILNYINEAILIEEKGLVIKPTKKEQITSPYLNDIFIKNNELQLAFSEFTPYKQKEFIEYIESAKQEKTKLIRLEKIKPMILSNIGLNDKYRK
- the rimK gene encoding 30S ribosomal protein S6--L-glutamate ligase; the encoded protein is MKIAILSRNSNLYSTKRLVEAGEKLGHEMHVIDHLKCDLVIEKKNPTIVYKNQRLQGFDAIIPRIGASVTFYGTAVVRQFEMMKVFTAVESQALVRSRDKLRSLQVLSRAGLGLPKTVFTNDTKNVEAVISEVGGAPLIIKLLEGTQGLGVVLAENDKAAESVLEAFHGLQARVIVQEFIKEAGGADIRVFIVDGQVVGAMKRQGKEGEFRSNLHRGGTAELIELTDEEETAALKAAKAMGLGVAGVDLLQSARGPLILEVNSSPGLEGIERATGQDIAKKIIKYISRNV
- the pepT gene encoding peptidase T, whose protein sequence is MQHIIDRFISYVTIDTESDPNSETTPSTAKQWDLANKLVEELKAMGMQEVTIDENAYIMATLPSNVEHEVPTIGFVAHFDTTPDFTGANVKPQIIENYDGKDIVLNAEQNIVLSPNYFEDLLLYKGQTLITTDGTTLLGADDKAGITEIMSAMEYLIQHPEIKHGKIRVGFTPDEEIGRGAHKFDVEKFGCEYAYTMDGSQIGELEYENFNAAGAKITFKGKSVHPGYAKGKMINSMLLANEFISALPANEVPEKTSGYEGFFHVHHLDGSLEETVLQLIIRDHDKAIFEARKELIHTIAAKMNQQYAAQFGEDICIAEVNDQYFNMREKVEPVFHIVEIAEKAMKELGITPLIKPIRGGTDGSQLSYKGLPCPNIFAGGHNFHGKYEYVPVESMVKATEVIVKIAELTAKK
- a CDS encoding quinone-dependent dihydroorotate dehydrogenase codes for the protein MYKLLIRPLLFLFDPEKVHYFTFSLIRFLNKIGFSAIFKSLYEVNDARLEREVFGLKFKNPVGLAAGFDKDAKLYQELSNLGFGFIEIGTLTPKGQEGNPKKRLFRLKEDSAIINRMGFNNGGVLEAVERLKKNNGVLIGGNIGKNKLTPNEEAVKDYEICFEALFPHVDYFVVNVSSPNTPNLRELQDKKPLTELLQTLQNMNLARPVASSGVEMPKPILLKIAPDLTNEQLLDIIEIVNETKIAGVIATNTTISREGLQSENKSEMGGLSGKPLTKRSTEVIRFLSEKSNKSFPIIGVGGIHTAEDAIEKLEAGASLIQLYTGFIYEGPALIKSINKKILENS